The genomic window CGCCGGACCAGGGCAGCAGGCCCAGCCCATGCGTCCGCACGCCTTCGAGCAAGGCTTTCTCGATCTCGTCGCTGCTCGCACTCGAATCAGGGCCGGAGGAAAGCCGGATCGCGCCCAGCAGCCGCTCGCGCAGCGTCTCGATACGCCCGCTCGCGGGATCGAAACGGACACTGCGCCTGGTCTCGATCCGGTCGGCGAACAGCGCCTCCACCGTCGCAGGATCGATCTGCGCCGCCGAAAGGATGCGTGCGCCCGATGCCATGCCTTGCGTCTCCGCCACCGCCAGCCATTCGGCCCGCGCCAGCGGCGACGTTGGATCGAGCTTGAACCCGCGTCCGCCCGCTGATGCCCAGGTCTCGCCAGATGCGTCGCGCCGCCTGGCGATGCGATCCGGGAATGCAAGCGCGACGCAGGTGGCGACATCGCCATCTCCGGCACCGGAAACCAGTTTTGACCAGCGCTCGGCCAAGCGCCGCGACCCCTCGGCGCGCGGCCCGCGCTCATTCCGCCACCGCCGCAGCCGCAGCTCCAGATCCTGATCGTTCCCGCCCAGCCCGCGCTCGCCGAGCAAAACCGCGATCTGCGCGGCGGTGTGGCCCAGCCCCATTTCGCCCGCGCGCACCAGCATATGCCCCAGCCGCGGCGGCAGCGGCAGGCGCGCGATCGCCTTGCCGTGCGCGGTCGGGCGGCCATCCGCATCGATTGCCTCCAGCGCCGTCAACCGCGCCCGCGCTTCCGAAATCGCCGCATCAGGCGGCGGATCGAGCCAGGCTAGCTGGCGCGGATCGCTGACACCCCACAGGGCACAATCGAGCGTCAGCGCCGAGAGATCGGCTTCCAGAATCTCGGGTGGATCGAAGCGCGGCAGTCCCGCCGTCGCCGCTTCCTCCCACAGCCGATACGCCACGCCTGGCCCCTGTCGTGCCGCGCGGCCCGCGCGCTGGGTCGCCGAAGCCTGGCTCGCCCGCTCGGTGACCAGCCGCGTCATCCCCGCCGCCCGGTCGTAGCGCGGGCGCCGCGCCAGCCCCGAATCGACCACCACCCGGATGCCGTCGAGCGTCAGCGAGGTTTCGGCGATCGATGTCGCCAGCACCAGCTTGCGCCGCCCTTGGGGGTCGGGCGCGATCGCCGCGCGCTGGGCGGCGGGGTCCATGCTGCCGTGCAGCCGGTGCAGCATCACGCCGGGCATGCCCTCCAGCCGTTCCGCCGTCCGCTCGATCTCCGCCACCCCGGGCAGAAACGCCAGAACGCCGCCTTCGGCCTCGCGCAGCGCGACCCGCACCGCCGCCGCCATGGAGTCCTCAAGTCTGCTTTCCGCCGCGCGCCCGATATGTCGCAATTTCAGCGGGTAGCTCCGCCCCTCACTCTCGATCACCGGGGCATCCCCCATCAGCCCCGAGAAGCGCGATCCGTCCAAGGTCGCCGACATCGCCACCAGCCGCAGATCGGGCCGCAGCGCGCCTTGCGCATCGAGCGCCAGCGCCAGCCCGAAATCCGAATCCAGGCTGCGCTCATGCACTTCGTCGAACAGCACCGCCGAAACGCCGGCCAGCTCGGGGTCAGCCTGAATGCGATTGACGAAAATTCCCTCGGTAACCACCGTCACCCGCGTCGCCGCCGAGCGCTTCGAATCGAGACGTGTCGCATAGCCAAAGGTCTTGCCGACGCTCTCACCCGCCAGCGCCGCCATCCGCTCGCCCGCCGCACGCGCCGCCAGCCGGCGAGGCGACAGCAGCAATATCTCCCCCGTGCACCAGGTCTCTCCGAGGAGCGCCGGTGCCACCGCCGTGGTCTTGCCCGCCCCCGGCGGCGCGACCAGCACGGCGTTGCTCCCCGCCCGCAAGGCAGCGAGCAATTCGGGTAACACGGCGTGGATCGGCAGCTTCTCTAGCATCGGCTGCAACCAATTCAGGAAAGCCGGGTTTGGCGCAAGCGAAGGAGAGAGACATGGCGCGCACGCTTTCCCAATTCACGATCACGCCCGATGGGCAGGGCGACTATATCCTGAGCCTTGAGGATGATGACGGCGAGACCCTCGACTTCACCGCCAGCTATGAGCAGCTCGACCTGATCACCGAGGCGATCGAGGAGATTCTCGACACCGACGAGGAAGACGCGCTCGGTGTCGATGCGGATGAGGATAGCGAGGAGGAAGTCTAAAAGGCGCGGGCCACCGCGAACTCGACCGCCTCGACCATCGCGTCCTTGGCCGCGCCGCTCGCAAAGCCGCCCAGGGCGTCGATCGCGCGCTGGCCGTAATGGCGCGCGCGGGCGAGCGTGTCATCGACTGCGCGGCTTGACTGGACCAGCCGGATCGCTTCGGCGAAATCCTCGTCCGTCACGCGCCGGCCCGCGATCGCGTCCTTCCAGAACGCCCGCGCCGCTTCGTCGCCGCGCGCATAGGCGAGGATCACCGGCAGGGTCATCTTGCCCTCGCGGAAATCGTCGCCGGCGTCCTTGCCCATCGTGTTCGCGTCGGAGACATAATCGATCGCGTCGTCGACGAGCTGAAAGGCGATGCCGAGATTGCGGCCATAGGCGTCGAGCGCGGCTTCATCCCCTTCGCCGCGTTCTGCGACCACTGCGGCGATCCGGCACGCGGCGGCGAACAGCGCCGCGGTCTTGGCGCCGATAATGTCGAGATAGCGCTCTTCGGAGATGTCGAGCCGGCGCACGGCGGTCAGCTGGTTGACCTCGCCCTCCGCGATCACCGCCGATGCGTTCGACAGGATCTTGAGCACCTTCAGACTGCCATCCTCGACCATCAGCTCAAAGCTGCGCGAGAACAGGAAGTCGCCGACCAGCACGCTCGCCGGATTGCCCCAGATGATGTTGGCGGTGCGGCGGCCGCGGCGCAGATCGGAGGAATCGACGACGTCGTCGTGGAGCAGCGTCGCGGTATGGATGAACTCGACGCATGCCGCGAGCCGGTGATGCCGCGTGCCTGAATAGCCGAGCAGTTGCGCGCTCGCGAGTGTCAGCATCGGCCGCATGCGCTTGCCGCCGCCAGCGATCAGATGGCCAGCCAGCTCGGGGATCAGCGGGATATCCGACTGCATCCGATCGAGGATGACCGCGTTGACCAGATTGAGATCGTGCGCGACCAGCGCCAGCATCGGATCGAGCGAAGGCTGGGTCTTGCCGCCCGGGCGGTGGCCCCCAAGCTGATGGACAGTCGCGCTCATGGGGGCGCTCTGGCCCCAGACGGCGGCAAAGGCAAGGCTTGCGTGCCCCGATTGGCTGCGCAAAGAGAGCATATGTCTGACGACACGCTCACTCGCTTCCGCCAGAGCATCGACAATATCGATGCGGCGCTGATCCATATGCTGGCCGAGCGCTTCAAGGTCACCCAGGCGGTCGGCGCCTATAAGGCCACGCACGGCCTGCCGCCCGCCGATCCGGGGCGCGAGGAAGCGCAGATCGCGCGGCTGCGCGCGCTGGCCAAACAGGCCGATCTCGATCCCGAATTCTCCGAAAAATTCCTGCGCTTCATTATCGATGAAGTGATCCGCCATCACGAGCAGGCCCGGAGGTCGGACAAGGCGCGCGGAACCGCCGCCGCCTGATCCCGTTCGGACGAGCGAGGGGAATAGCTTGGCCGACGACTATCTGATTTTCCGTCCCGATGACGTCGATCTGACGCGCTCGCCGCTGCGGCGCGGGATAGCGGCGCCGACCTTTGTGCTGGGTGCGTTCAATCCTGGGCTCACCCGCCTGTCCAACGGCAATCTGCTGCTGATGGTTCGCGTCGCCGAGGCATTGCGCGAGCCGGTCGATGGCGATTGCGTGCGTGCGATCCGTTGGACGGCGCAAGGCTATGTCCTCGACCGGCATCCGCTGCCTGGGGTGGAGATGGGCGATCCGCGCCAGTTCGCGCTGCGTGACCGCAATCCGCGTCTGCTCGGGTTGACCTCGCTGTCATGGTTGCTGCCGGTCGAGATCAGCGCCGATGCGCGGGCGATCGTGAAGATCCATTACGACAAGGCGATCGAGCCCTCGGCCAGCTATATGGACTACGGCGTCGAGGACGCCCGCATCAGCCTGGTCGGCGGCAGCTGGTGGATGACCGTCTGCGGCGTCTCGGCCGAGCGCCACTGCACCGCCATGTACCATTCGGTGAACGGCATGGATTACAATCTGCTCGGTATCGTCCTCGATCACCAGAACAAGGACATGCTGCTGTTCGAAGGCAAGGTGGCCGGCAAGTTCATGGCGCTGACCCGCCCGCTGGGTAAAGTCTATTTCGCCTACCCGCAAGACAGCGAGTGGTTCGGCGGTCCCGCGATCAACATGGCGCAGTCGCCCGACGGGTTGCACTGGAAGCCGCTCGATACCCCCGGCATCCGCGCGCGCAAGGGCACGACGAGTACCCAGCGCATCGGCGGCGGCAGCCAGCCGGTGCTGACGCCAGAGGGCTGGCTGATGATCTATCACGGCGTCGAGAAACAGGGCGCGGTCGGCGTCTATCGCAGCTTCTGGGCGCTGCTCGACAAGGACGATCCGTCGAAGATCCTGCGGCTGGAGGATGGCGAGCCTTTGCTCGAAGCCAATCCGGTGCTGACAGCCGATATCGCCCACCAGATGTATCTGCCCACTCCCGTGGTCTTTACCACCGGCCTGGCCGACGGCGGAGATCATTATATCGTCGCCAGCGGCGAGGCCGACTTGGCCTGCCGCATCACCCATATCCCCAAGGAGCGGTTCGCGTGACCCACGCCGAATGGTGGAAATCCGCCACGATCTACCAGATCTATCCGCGCTCGTTCCAGGATTCCAACGGCGATGGGATCGGTGACCTCCCCGGCATCGAACGTCGCCTCGACGATCTCAAATCGCTCGGCGTCGACGCGATCTGGATTTCGCCGATCTTCCCTTCGCCGATGGCCGATTTCGGCTACGACGTCGCCGATTACACCGACATCGATCCGCGTTTCGGCACGCTCGACGATTTCGATTCGCTGCTCAAGGCCGCGCACGATCGCGGCCTCAAGCTGCTCCTCGATCTCGTCCCCAATCACACCTCCAGCGAACATCCCTGGTTCCAGAAAAGCCGCTCGTCCCGCGACAATCCCAAGCGCGACTGGTATCTCTGGCGCGACGCCAAGCCGGACGGTTCGCCCCCGAACAACTGGATCAGCGATTTCGGCGGCCCGGCCTGGGAATGGGACGAGCACACCGGCCAATATTATTATCACGCGTTTCTGAAGGAACAGCCCGACCTCAACTGGCGCAACCCCCAGGTGCGCGCCGCGATGATAGATGTGCTGCGCTTCTGGTTCGAGCGCGGCGTCGATGGCTTCCGCATCGATGTGCTGTGGCACATGATCAAGCACCAGGATTTCCCCGATAATCCGAAGAACGAGGAATGGCGCGAGGGCTGGCCCGAATTCGCCACCGTCCATCAGGAGCATTCGACCGACCAGCCCGAAGTCCATGACATCGCCGCAGGAATGCGGAAGGTCGCCGACGAATATGGCGCCCGCGTCCTGATCGGCGAGATCTATCTGCCGGTGCCCAAATTGGTCACTTATTACGGCACGCCCGAAGCCCCCGGGGTCCATCTCCCCTTCAATTTCCAGCTGATCGCCGCCGATTGGCACGCCCGCAAGATCGCCCACCGCATCGCCAAATATGAAGCCGCGCTGCCCGCAGGCGGCTGGCCCAATTGGGTGCTCGGCAACCATGATCGCCCCCGCATCGCCACCAAGGCCGGCCCCGAACAGGCGCGTGTGGCGATGATGCTTCTCCTCACGCTCCGCGGCACCCCGACGCTTTATTATGGCGACGAGCTCGGCATGGAGGATGTGCCGATCCCGGCGCATCTTGTGCAGGATCCGCGCGAGCTGAACGAGCCCGGCATCGGCATGGGCCGCGATCCGGTGCGCACCCCGATGGCATGGGATGCGAGCGCCAATGC from Sphingomonas sp. includes these protein-coding regions:
- the hrpB gene encoding ATP-dependent helicase HrpB — protein: MLEKLPIHAVLPELLAALRAGSNAVLVAPPGAGKTTAVAPALLGETWCTGEILLLSPRRLAARAAGERMAALAGESVGKTFGYATRLDSKRSAATRVTVVTEGIFVNRIQADPELAGVSAVLFDEVHERSLDSDFGLALALDAQGALRPDLRLVAMSATLDGSRFSGLMGDAPVIESEGRSYPLKLRHIGRAAESRLEDSMAAAVRVALREAEGGVLAFLPGVAEIERTAERLEGMPGVMLHRLHGSMDPAAQRAAIAPDPQGRRKLVLATSIAETSLTLDGIRVVVDSGLARRPRYDRAAGMTRLVTERASQASATQRAGRAARQGPGVAYRLWEEAATAGLPRFDPPEILEADLSALTLDCALWGVSDPRQLAWLDPPPDAAISEARARLTALEAIDADGRPTAHGKAIARLPLPPRLGHMLVRAGEMGLGHTAAQIAVLLGERGLGGNDQDLELRLRRWRNERGPRAEGSRRLAERWSKLVSGAGDGDVATCVALAFPDRIARRRDASGETWASAGGRGFKLDPTSPLARAEWLAVAETQGMASGARILSAAQIDPATVEALFADRIETRRSVRFDPASGRIETLRERLLGAIRLSSGPDSSASSDEIEKALLEGVRTHGLGLLPWSGGADTLRTRAAYAGVEVLSDEALLATIEDWLPAVLAGKRRLDAMEPGALTEALQNLAGWDAMRTIDKAAPARFESPAGSSHAIDYAAEAGPTVELRPQALFGLAVHPMIGNTPLVLSLTSPAGRPIQTTRDLPGFWKGSWAAVAKEMRGRYPRHPWPDDPASANATLRTKNADARRNAER
- a CDS encoding polyprenyl synthetase family protein gives rise to the protein MSATVHQLGGHRPGGKTQPSLDPMLALVAHDLNLVNAVILDRMQSDIPLIPELAGHLIAGGGKRMRPMLTLASAQLLGYSGTRHHRLAACVEFIHTATLLHDDVVDSSDLRRGRRTANIIWGNPASVLVGDFLFSRSFELMVEDGSLKVLKILSNASAVIAEGEVNQLTAVRRLDISEERYLDIIGAKTAALFAAACRIAAVVAERGEGDEAALDAYGRNLGIAFQLVDDAIDYVSDANTMGKDAGDDFREGKMTLPVILAYARGDEAARAFWKDAIAGRRVTDEDFAEAIRLVQSSRAVDDTLARARHYGQRAIDALGGFASGAAKDAMVEAVEFAVARAF
- a CDS encoding chorismate mutase codes for the protein MSDDTLTRFRQSIDNIDAALIHMLAERFKVTQAVGAYKATHGLPPADPGREEAQIARLRALAKQADLDPEFSEKFLRFIIDEVIRHHEQARRSDKARGTAAA
- a CDS encoding glycosidase produces the protein MADDYLIFRPDDVDLTRSPLRRGIAAPTFVLGAFNPGLTRLSNGNLLLMVRVAEALREPVDGDCVRAIRWTAQGYVLDRHPLPGVEMGDPRQFALRDRNPRLLGLTSLSWLLPVEISADARAIVKIHYDKAIEPSASYMDYGVEDARISLVGGSWWMTVCGVSAERHCTAMYHSVNGMDYNLLGIVLDHQNKDMLLFEGKVAGKFMALTRPLGKVYFAYPQDSEWFGGPAINMAQSPDGLHWKPLDTPGIRARKGTTSTQRIGGGSQPVLTPEGWLMIYHGVEKQGAVGVYRSFWALLDKDDPSKILRLEDGEPLLEANPVLTADIAHQMYLPTPVVFTTGLADGGDHYIVASGEADLACRITHIPKERFA
- a CDS encoding alpha-amylase family glycosyl hydrolase — its product is MTHAEWWKSATIYQIYPRSFQDSNGDGIGDLPGIERRLDDLKSLGVDAIWISPIFPSPMADFGYDVADYTDIDPRFGTLDDFDSLLKAAHDRGLKLLLDLVPNHTSSEHPWFQKSRSSRDNPKRDWYLWRDAKPDGSPPNNWISDFGGPAWEWDEHTGQYYYHAFLKEQPDLNWRNPQVRAAMIDVLRFWFERGVDGFRIDVLWHMIKHQDFPDNPKNEEWREGWPEFATVHQEHSTDQPEVHDIAAGMRKVADEYGARVLIGEIYLPVPKLVTYYGTPEAPGVHLPFNFQLIAADWHARKIAHRIAKYEAALPAGGWPNWVLGNHDRPRIATKAGPEQARVAMMLLLTLRGTPTLYYGDELGMEDVPIPAHLVQDPRELNEPGIGMGRDPVRTPMAWDASANAGFSPADPWLPLHKDWARRNMAAQREDPASMWRFTQKLLALRHQHPALAIGDYAGVDATGDVLAYERRHGGERLLIVLNLGGTAQSFAIPEWAEGLSVIASARGGSDPAILGPNEGYVLA